A part of Calditerricola satsumensis genomic DNA contains:
- the atpC gene encoding ATP synthase F1 subunit epsilon, giving the protein MRLDIVTPDETVFSDEVTFVLAKGVEGDLGILPQHMPLVTPLKDGPVKIKQEDRQQVVHLRGAFLEVRKDRVTILAEAAEWAHK; this is encoded by the coding sequence ATGCGACTCGACATCGTCACGCCGGACGAGACGGTCTTTTCCGATGAGGTCACCTTTGTCCTGGCCAAGGGGGTCGAGGGGGACCTGGGGATTTTGCCTCAGCACATGCCCCTCGTCACCCCGCTCAAGGACGGCCCGGTGAAAATCAAGCAGGAGGATCGCCAGCAGGTGGTGCACCTGCGCGGGGCCTTCCTGGAAGTGCGGAAGGACCGCGTCACCATTCTGGCCGAGGCGGCCGAGTGGGCCCACAAGTAG
- the atpD gene encoding F0F1 ATP synthase subunit beta, with product MNKGRVVQVMGPVVDIQFERGHLPAIYNAIKIQHKATKPGELDIDLTVEAALHLGDNIVRCVAMASTDGLVRGMEAVDTGAPISVPVGEETLGRVFNVLGEPIDNQGPVNAKRRDPIHRPAPPFVEQATTSEILETGIKVIDLLAPYAKGGKVGLFGGAGVGKTVLIQELIHNVAMQHGGLSVFAGVGERTREGNDLYHEMKESGVISKTTMVFGQMNEPPGARLRVALTGLTMAEYFRDEYGQDVLLFIDNIFRFTQAGSEVSALLGRMPSAVGYQPTLATEMGQLQERITSTKKGSVTSIQAIYVPADDYTDPAPATTFAHLDATTNLERSIAEKGIYPAVDPLASTSRILQPHIVGEEHYQVARGVQQVLQRYKELQDIIAILGMDELSDEDKLIVARARKIERFLSQPFHVAEQFTGVPGKYVPLKETIRGFKEILEGKHDDLPEAAFLYVGTIDEAVERAKTL from the coding sequence ATGAACAAGGGACGCGTCGTGCAGGTGATGGGTCCGGTCGTCGACATCCAGTTCGAGCGTGGACACCTGCCTGCCATCTACAACGCGATCAAGATCCAGCACAAAGCGACCAAGCCCGGGGAGCTGGACATCGACCTGACCGTGGAGGCGGCCCTGCACCTGGGGGACAACATCGTGCGTTGCGTGGCCATGGCCTCGACGGACGGTCTGGTGCGCGGCATGGAAGCGGTGGACACCGGGGCGCCGATTTCGGTGCCAGTGGGTGAGGAAACCCTGGGCCGCGTGTTCAACGTCCTCGGGGAGCCGATCGACAACCAGGGTCCGGTCAATGCCAAGCGGCGTGACCCGATCCATCGTCCGGCTCCGCCCTTCGTCGAACAGGCCACGACGTCGGAGATCCTCGAGACGGGGATCAAAGTGATCGACCTCCTCGCCCCGTACGCCAAGGGCGGGAAGGTCGGCCTCTTCGGCGGCGCCGGCGTCGGCAAGACGGTCCTCATTCAGGAGCTCATCCACAACGTGGCCATGCAGCACGGCGGCCTGTCGGTCTTTGCCGGGGTCGGCGAACGCACGCGCGAGGGGAACGACCTGTACCACGAGATGAAGGAATCGGGCGTCATTTCCAAGACGACGATGGTGTTCGGCCAGATGAACGAGCCGCCGGGCGCCCGTCTGCGCGTGGCCCTCACCGGGCTGACCATGGCCGAATACTTCCGCGACGAGTACGGCCAGGACGTGCTGCTCTTCATCGACAACATCTTCCGCTTCACCCAGGCCGGTTCGGAAGTGTCGGCCCTCCTCGGCCGCATGCCGTCGGCGGTGGGCTACCAGCCGACGCTGGCCACGGAGATGGGGCAGCTGCAGGAGCGCATCACTTCGACGAAGAAGGGGTCGGTCACGTCGATCCAGGCCATCTACGTGCCGGCCGACGACTACACCGACCCGGCGCCGGCAACGACCTTCGCCCACCTCGACGCGACGACCAACCTGGAGCGTTCCATCGCCGAGAAGGGCATCTACCCGGCCGTCGACCCGCTCGCCTCGACGTCGCGCATCCTCCAGCCGCACATCGTCGGCGAAGAGCACTACCAGGTGGCCCGCGGCGTGCAGCAGGTGCTGCAGCGCTACAAGGAGCTGCAGGACATCATCGCCATCCTCGGGATGGATGAACTCTCCGACGAGGACAAGCTGATTGTCGCCCGCGCGCGGAAGATTGAGCGCTTCCTGTCCCAGCCGTTCCACGTGGCCGAGCAGTTCACCGGCGTGCCGGGCAAGTACGTCCCGCTCAAGGAAACCATTCGCGGGTTCAAGGAGATCCTCGAGGGCAAGCACGACGACCTGCCGGAGGCGGCCTTCCTCTACGTCGGGACCATCGACGAAGCGGTGGAGAGGGCGAAGACGCTGTAA
- a CDS encoding NADH-quinone oxidoreductase subunit A — MTEYTNNYVLVSVFVLLGLLLPVAALTLGRFLRPHRPTPEKGKPYESGIEPTGTSWVRYNVRYYLFALLFVIFDVETVFLYPWAVAYNQLGLFALVEVLIFITLLLIGLLYAWKKKVLTWT; from the coding sequence ATGACCGAATACACCAACAATTATGTCCTTGTGTCCGTGTTCGTGCTGCTCGGCCTGCTGTTGCCGGTGGCAGCGCTTACGCTGGGGCGGTTCCTGCGCCCGCATCGGCCGACGCCGGAGAAGGGCAAGCCCTATGAGAGCGGCATCGAGCCGACGGGCACCAGCTGGGTCCGGTACAACGTGCGCTATTACCTGTTCGCCCTGCTCTTTGTCATCTTCGACGTGGAAACCGTCTTTCTGTATCCGTGGGCAGTGGCATACAATCAACTGGGGCTGTTCGCGCTGGTGGAAGTGCTGATCTTTATCACGCTCTTGCTCATCGGCCTGCTGTACGCCTGGAAGAAGAAGGTGTTAACATGGACGTGA
- the atpG gene encoding ATP synthase F1 subunit gamma — translation MKGTREIKRRIRSVKNTQQITRAMEMVAAAKLRRAQERAEAARPYAEKMREVIASIARGTTGVRHPMLVARPVQRTGYVVITADRGLAGAYNANIIRTTLKRIRERHASEKEYAIIAVGRKGRDFFKKRGYPVVAEIVGLSDFPTFADIEQIAKTAVQMYADGTVDELVLIYNEFVNPVVQRPVEKVLLPLADVGEAAAGVSYEYEPSPEAVLEVLLPRYAETLIYSGLLEAKASEHAARMTAMGNATDNATEMIERLTLMYNRARQASITQEIAEIVAGANALQ, via the coding sequence ATGAAGGGCACCCGTGAGATCAAGCGCCGGATCCGCAGCGTCAAGAACACCCAGCAGATTACTCGGGCCATGGAGATGGTGGCCGCGGCCAAGCTCCGCCGCGCCCAGGAGCGGGCGGAGGCGGCCCGCCCGTATGCCGAGAAGATGCGCGAGGTGATCGCCTCCATCGCGCGGGGGACGACGGGGGTGCGCCACCCCATGCTCGTTGCCCGGCCGGTGCAGCGGACCGGGTACGTGGTGATCACCGCCGACCGCGGCCTGGCCGGCGCGTACAACGCGAACATCATCCGGACGACGCTCAAGCGCATCCGCGAGCGACACGCCTCGGAGAAGGAGTACGCCATCATCGCCGTGGGGCGCAAGGGGCGCGACTTCTTCAAGAAGCGCGGCTACCCGGTGGTGGCGGAGATCGTCGGCCTCTCCGACTTCCCCACCTTCGCCGACATCGAGCAGATTGCCAAGACGGCGGTGCAGATGTACGCCGACGGCACCGTCGACGAGCTCGTCCTCATCTACAACGAGTTCGTCAACCCGGTGGTGCAGCGGCCCGTCGAGAAGGTGCTCCTGCCCCTCGCCGACGTGGGCGAAGCGGCAGCGGGGGTCTCCTACGAGTACGAGCCGTCGCCCGAGGCGGTGCTGGAGGTGCTCCTGCCGCGCTACGCGGAGACGCTCATCTACAGCGGCCTGCTGGAGGCCAAGGCCAGCGAGCATGCCGCGCGGATGACGGCGATGGGCAACGCCACCGACAACGCGACGGAGATGATCGAACGGCTCACCCTCATGTACAACCGGGCCCGCCAGGCGTCGATCACCCAGGAAATCGCCGAGATCGTCGCCGGCGCCAACGCCCTGCAATAG